TTTGTTATTACAACTATCATCGCCTTGGCTTTGATATCTTATACGATGATATTATTGGTGGAAGAAAAGTGGTGCTTGAAAGTTTGCAATTGTTAGATAAGGTTCAAAGAGCTCGTCCAAGTTCACTGAATCTACAAATTTTCCTCAGCAGTAAAAGCGATGAACTCGTTAATTTGTTCTCACAGGCTGAAATAGCTGAGAAAAATGCGGTGGTGAGTGTACTTAAAAAATTAGATCCAACCAATTCTTCAAAATATCAGGAAATACTAAATTAGTGGCATGTTGTGCCGATTAGAAATTTCCAACTTTGCGCTGATTGAAAATGTCAGTCTGAATTTTCAACATGGTTTTAGTGTTATTACCGGTGAAACCGGTGCCGGAAAATCAATTCTGCTTAAAGCGCTTGGTTTGGTTTTAGGAGACAGGGCTGATGCTTCAGTTTTGAAGCAAAATGAAAACAAGTGTTTTGTTGAGGCGGTTTTTAATGTTGAATCGCTTAATCTTGAAAATTTCTTTCAAGCACACGAGCTTGATTTTGATAATACATGCATTTTGCGTCGTGAATTTAATCATGCCGGAAAATCACGCTGCTTTGTCAATGATACTCCCGTTCAGCTTCAGGTCTTGAAAGATCTGGGTGAACAAATTGTTTCTTTGCATACCCAACATGAAACATTATCTCTTTTGAATAATCATTTTCATTTTGAAATGTTGGATGCATTTGCGGGGATACAAACAGAGACCCTTCTATATCAAAAACATTTTTCTGAGTATAAAAAAAGATTAAATGATTTGGCATTACTGCGTGAAACAGATGCAAAAAACCGCAAAGAAAAAGACTACAAAGAATTTTTACTGAACGAACTGAATGCTGCCAATCTGCAACAAACAAACATTGAAAAATTATCAGATCAATTGATGCGAATTCAGAATAGTGAGAAAATTGCCGGGCTGCTTTCTAAAATAACCAATAATCTTAGTTTGGATGAGTCAAATATTGTATCACAATTAAAACAGATTGCCAACTGGGTTGACGAATTGAAAAAACTTGATCCCTCTATCACTGCAATTACTGAAAGACTTGAGGTTTTGCGCATTGATTTGGCTGATATCGCCCGTGAGTTTGATGATCTCTCCGAGCAATCTGAAATTTCTGAAGAGTCTGTGCAAACCATCAAAGAAAAGATGGATGTTTTTCACACACTCTCTTATAAACACAATGTAAAAACAGTTGAAGAATTGATTCTTTTAAAAGACAAACTTGAGAAAGAATTATCACAAATTGAAAATATTGAAAACTCAGTTCTTCAAACTGAAAAAGAAATTGAAAAGTTATACCAAAATCTGATCAGTCTTGCTCAAAAGATTAGTCAAAAACGCGAGAAAAAAATTTCTGATTTCTGTAAAGCAATTCACGGGGTATTGTCGGATCTTCTCATGGTAGATGCAAAAATTCAGCTTGATTTGAAGAAGGCAATGGAATTGAATAAACACGGCCTGGATGAATTAGAATTTTTATTCAAAACAAATAAAGGAGGAGAATTTCTGCCCTTGAAAAAAATAGCATCAGGCGGAGAATTATCTCGTTTAATGCTGGCAATATTGTCTGTTATTTCAGCTTCAAAAAAATTACCGGTTCTTATTTTTGATGAAATTGATACAGGAGTGTCCGGTGAGGTGGCCTCACGCATGGCTACTGAATTTCAACGCATCGGAAAATCTTTGCAACTCATTGTTATTACCCATTTGCCTCAGGTTGCGGCTAAAGGGACAATGCATCTTCACGTCTATAAAGAATCAACTGCAAATAAAACGCATACCTTTGTCAAAGATCTAACCAAAGACGAGCGTATTGAGCAGTTGGCCAGAATGATGAGCGGAGAGAAAGTTACCAAAGCTGCACTTGAAAATGCAGGTAACCTGTTAAATTTTTCCTAAAAACATTTTCTGGCACAAACGTTGCCTAAACCCGTTGTTAAACTTTAAATAATTTATACTATGAAACATTTATTACTCTTATTTTTTGCATTCGTCAGTTTTACTATGATTGCGCAACGTTCAGGTCAAGTGGTGATCTACTCTAATTCAGGTGAAAAATTTTATGTGGTACTTAATGGTGTCAGACAAAATATAAACCCTGAAACCAATGTGAAGGTTACCGGATTGACCAGTGAATGGTATGGATGCAAAATTATCTCAGCCAACAATTCATTTGAATTGGAAAAAAATATTGCCGTAAAAATGGACACCCTAGTTACCTATCAAATCACCGGTAAAAAAGGCAAATACAAGTTGAGATATTTTTCTGAAACACCCTTAAAAGATGTAACTGCCAACACCAATCAAACGGTGGTTGATTATTCTCCCACCACAACCACAACAACGGGTAATAGTGGCGGAACAACTACCACAACAACTACAACAGGTACAACAGGAGTAACTACAACAACAGGCACAACGAACGGCAACACCGGGGTAACAACTACCGTTGGTACAACTGGGGGCACTACAACGGGAACCACAGGCGTTACTACTACTGTTGGTACAACCGGAACAACGACCACCGTAGGTACCACCGGAACTACGGGGAGTGAAACAACAACTGAAAGCGTAAACATTAATATCAACGTATCTGAAAATGGTATGCAGATGAATATGAGCGGTACAACAACAGGTACAGGTACTGAGGCAGTAAATACTTCTACTCAGGTTGGAGGTAATGGAACCATGACTACCTCTACAAGTACCAACGGAACTACCAGCGGAACAAACGGTACTACTACACACTATGAGGAAACCACTACCACAACTACCACTACCACCACTACTACAAATGGTGGAAATACTTTGTATACTGATCCTGATATGACAGTAGTTATTAATACCAACGGAAACACAGGTACCACAACTGGCACTACCAACACAACAACAACAACAACTGGTAATTCTGGCTACAGTGGTAGCGGTTCATGTTATATGAGTGACACTGATTTTGCGGCGTTGAAGAAATCTATAACAGCTGAAAGTTTTGCTGATGATCAATTGAGAGTGGCTAACATGGCGGCAAATAGTAAATGCATGAGCGTAGCTCAAATTAAAGAAATCATGCAACTCTTTGCTCACAGTGATGATCAATTGGCCTTTGCAAAAGCGGCGTACACAAATTGTACAAATAAAGGGGACTATTATTTGTTGATGGAAGTTTTAACTTTCTCAGATGACAAAGAAGAACTTGAAAATTTTATTAATGCAAATAAATAATCCTGACTTTAAATCAGTAAATGCCTGAAGTAACTTCATTAAAAATTTTTTTAATGGCAAGATCATATTGAAAAAAGGGAGTGAGAAATTGCTCCCTTTTTTTATTTCCTTAAATTATGATTAAGCATAAGCCTTATTGAAATATTTGTGCTCTGCCTATCACGTTAGATTTAGAAATGCTTACACCAACGAATGATCTTCTGACTACTAGCTAAATGGTTAGGTTTATTCTGAAAAAAATACTGAATAATCGCGTGATGGGATCTGTTTAGTCCGAAAAAAAAAAGCGCCTCTGAAAATCAGAGACGCTTCTTTCAAACAAGAAGTTTGATTATTTTGAGATATAAATTTTTTGAGAAAGATTTGTTTGTGCACCTGACAACGTAACAACATAAATTCCGCTGGCAACACTTGAAACATCAAAATCAGCTTGTGTTTCTTGTGTGTTCACTTCAGATGAATGAACAATTTTTCCGTTCATATCCAATACAGTTGCAGAAACTTTTTCATCTTTCAAACTATGCCAGATAATGCGAACAGTTTCAGCATTTGGTTGGTAAGCATTGAAAAACGGAGTAGAAGTTTCCAGTTCTTCTGTTCCGGCTAAATGCCAGCTAGAAAAGGAAATAACTCGTGTGCGGCGAGTTCCTGATGTACCCAAATATTCACCTGTGTACCAGAACGTCATGTCATCAGAAGGGTCCATAGTCATTTGAGCGTAATCACCATAACGGTTTCCGCCTGTTTGTGATCCAGTTCCTTCAACACCAATTTGTTCTTGTACGGTCATTTGACCAAGTGGGTCGTTTTTGAAACGTCCTGTATAGCGGATTCCAGGGTAATCTCCAGGTCCGCAAAACGAATAAGCTAATGCAATATTTCCTTGCGCATCCATTGCAACATTACCCATCCAACGGCTGTTGTCAGAATCAGGAGAGTAAGTTCCTTGTTGATAAATGTACCAAACACCATCGTTGTTGTCTCTCAATTCATACCATCTTACACCGGCGCGGTTTGTATTGTCAACATCAACTGTGTGACAAAGCATAACTACGTTGTAATCCGGGAATCTGCGATACTGGGCGCGATACATAAAAATTCCGGTAACGGCATCAATTTTCTGTGATGTACCAGGTTGTGCAATATCATCCCAGCTTGATGTAAAAACAGAATTAAATGCAGCCGTGTGCAAGGTGTCGTAGTTTACAACTGAACCTGTATTGGTATCCCAATTCACGGTTGCTTTTAAAATTTTAATGTGGTCAGCTGTGATACTTCCCCAAGAATTGTCTTGCACAGCAAAGAAATAGCATGGCTCATCAGCATCCGGTTCTGTTGGTCCTTCAGCATAAGCAGGAGCAACACTGTTGAAGAATTGATAAAAAGCAGGGAAAGACATATTTATTTTTCCGGCAGTTTGATCACCCAACAACATTTTTTCGCGTTCAAAAGCAACACAGTCATTTGAAGCTGTATTGGTAGTCATGAAATAGGCATTAGACCATACACCAAATTTTGGATAATCAGGGAACGATGGGAATGTGAATTCATAAGTATAATAAGAACCAAGCGGATCAGAACTTTCAGAAACAGCAATTAAAATACCGTTGTTTGATACTTTAAATTGACTGATAAACCATCTGTCAGCAAAGCGGTCATACA
This genomic stretch from Crocinitomicaceae bacterium harbors:
- a CDS encoding T9SS type A sorting domain-containing protein; amino-acid sequence: MKKLITLSLALITVPVVLQAQQDEMEVKSSYEECIRFTKTPPLRELLQNVPAVDEHAFDNAVCKDRKQKPNWEMIDDRGIPETGGIDPVAQTTMGSRSGEGMMKANWQAQSGAFPPDPTGAAGPDHFVQAVNSSYRIYNKDGSSASSPASLGSLWGSTSDGDPIVMYDRFADRWFISQFKVSNNGILIAVSESSDPLGSYYTYEFTFPSFPDYPKFGVWSNAYFMTTNTASNDCVAFEREKMLLGDQTAGKINMSFPAFYQFFNSVAPAYAEGPTEPDADEPCYFFAVQDNSWGSITADHIKILKATVNWDTNTGSVVNYDTLHTAAFNSVFTSSWDDIAQPGTSQKIDAVTGIFMYRAQYRRFPDYNVVMLCHTVDVDNTNRAGVRWYELRDNNDGVWYIYQQGTYSPDSDNSRWMGNVAMDAQGNIALAYSFCGPGDYPGIRYTGRFKNDPLGQMTVQEQIGVEGTGSQTGGNRYGDYAQMTMDPSDDMTFWYTGEYLGTSGTRRTRVISFSSWHLAGTEELETSTPFFNAYQPNAETVRIIWHSLKDEKVSATVLDMNGKIVHSSEVNTQETQADFDVSSVASGIYVVTLSGAQTNLSQKIYISK
- a CDS encoding DUF4476 domain-containing protein, with the protein product MKHLLLLFFAFVSFTMIAQRSGQVVIYSNSGEKFYVVLNGVRQNINPETNVKVTGLTSEWYGCKIISANNSFELEKNIAVKMDTLVTYQITGKKGKYKLRYFSETPLKDVTANTNQTVVDYSPTTTTTTGNSGGTTTTTTTTGTTGVTTTTGTTNGNTGVTTTVGTTGGTTTGTTGVTTTVGTTGTTTTVGTTGTTGSETTTESVNININVSENGMQMNMSGTTTGTGTEAVNTSTQVGGNGTMTTSTSTNGTTSGTNGTTTHYEETTTTTTTTTTTTNGGNTLYTDPDMTVVINTNGNTGTTTGTTNTTTTTTGNSGYSGSGSCYMSDTDFAALKKSITAESFADDQLRVANMAANSKCMSVAQIKEIMQLFAHSDDQLAFAKAAYTNCTNKGDYYLLMEVLTFSDDKEELENFINANK
- the recN gene encoding DNA repair protein RecN — translated: MLCRLEISNFALIENVSLNFQHGFSVITGETGAGKSILLKALGLVLGDRADASVLKQNENKCFVEAVFNVESLNLENFFQAHELDFDNTCILRREFNHAGKSRCFVNDTPVQLQVLKDLGEQIVSLHTQHETLSLLNNHFHFEMLDAFAGIQTETLLYQKHFSEYKKRLNDLALLRETDAKNRKEKDYKEFLLNELNAANLQQTNIEKLSDQLMRIQNSEKIAGLLSKITNNLSLDESNIVSQLKQIANWVDELKKLDPSITAITERLEVLRIDLADIAREFDDLSEQSEISEESVQTIKEKMDVFHTLSYKHNVKTVEELILLKDKLEKELSQIENIENSVLQTEKEIEKLYQNLISLAQKISQKREKKISDFCKAIHGVLSDLLMVDAKIQLDLKKAMELNKHGLDELEFLFKTNKGGEFLPLKKIASGGELSRLMLAILSVISASKKLPVLIFDEIDTGVSGEVASRMATEFQRIGKSLQLIVITHLPQVAAKGTMHLHVYKESTANKTHTFVKDLTKDERIEQLARMMSGEKVTKAALENAGNLLNFS